One genomic region from Bacillus sp. SLBN-46 encodes:
- the rnc gene encoding ribonuclease III, with protein MRKNGKEKELNNRAKENQFKDFQTTIGITIENEKLLKQAFTHSSYVNEHRRKPFEDNERLEFLGDAVLELTVSQFLFKKYPTMTEGELTKLRAAIVCEPSLVSFANELSFGNLILLGKGEEMTGGRERPALLADVFEAFIGALYLDQGIDKVIEFLEMVVFPKINAGAFSHVMDFKSQLQELIQRDGTGTLEYKVLLEKGPAHNKEFVSKVSLNGDELGVGTGKSKKEAEQHAAQMALDVLKAKTT; from the coding sequence ATGCGCAAAAACGGTAAAGAAAAAGAGTTGAACAATCGCGCAAAGGAAAATCAATTTAAGGATTTTCAAACGACAATTGGAATTACTATTGAAAATGAAAAATTACTAAAGCAAGCTTTTACTCATTCATCCTATGTGAATGAGCATCGCAGAAAGCCTTTCGAGGATAATGAAAGACTTGAATTTTTAGGAGATGCTGTACTGGAGCTAACCGTTTCCCAATTTCTTTTTAAGAAATATCCTACCATGACTGAAGGAGAACTAACGAAATTGAGAGCAGCCATTGTGTGTGAACCATCACTCGTTTCTTTTGCTAATGAGCTCAGTTTTGGTAATCTCATTTTGTTGGGAAAAGGGGAAGAAATGACAGGCGGAAGAGAACGCCCTGCTTTATTAGCGGATGTGTTTGAGGCGTTCATTGGAGCTCTCTATTTAGATCAAGGAATTGATAAAGTCATTGAATTCCTTGAAATGGTCGTTTTTCCTAAAATAAATGCTGGTGCTTTTTCTCATGTGATGGATTTTAAAAGTCAATTACAGGAACTCATTCAAAGAGATGGAACAGGAACATTAGAATACAAAGTCCTATTAGAAAAAGGTCCAGCACATAACAAGGAATTTGTTTCCAAAGTGTCCTTAAATGGAGATGAGCTGGGAGTAGGAACTGGAAAATCAAAAAAAGAAGCGGAACAGCATGCCGCCCAAATGGCACTGGACGTATTAAAAGCGAAAACAACCTAG
- the fabG gene encoding 3-oxoacyl-[acyl-carrier-protein] reductase, producing MSLTGKAALVTGASRGIGREIALELARQGANVAVNFSGSEAKANEVVDEIKALGRDAVAIKCDVSNTQEVTEMVKASIDRFGKLDILINNAGITRDNLLMRMKEEEWDDVINTNLKGVFLCTKAVTRQMMKQRVGRIINIASVVGVSGNPGQANYVAAKAGVIGLTKTTAKELASRNITVNAVAPGFITTDMTDKLSEEVKAEMLKQIPLARLGEAKDIAKITAFIASDDSSYITGQTFHVNGGMVM from the coding sequence ATGAGTTTAACAGGGAAGGCAGCTCTTGTTACCGGAGCATCAAGAGGAATTGGAAGGGAAATTGCTCTTGAGCTGGCAAGACAAGGAGCAAATGTTGCAGTAAATTTTTCTGGCAGCGAAGCAAAAGCAAATGAAGTAGTCGATGAAATTAAAGCACTCGGCAGAGATGCTGTGGCAATAAAATGTGATGTTTCAAATACACAAGAAGTGACTGAAATGGTTAAAGCATCGATTGACCGTTTTGGTAAACTAGACATCCTCATTAATAACGCGGGTATTACAAGGGACAACCTTTTAATGCGAATGAAAGAAGAAGAATGGGATGATGTTATTAACACTAACCTTAAAGGTGTATTCCTATGTACAAAAGCGGTAACAAGACAGATGATGAAACAACGAGTTGGTCGCATCATTAATATTGCTTCCGTTGTTGGTGTTAGTGGAAATCCAGGTCAAGCTAACTACGTGGCTGCAAAAGCGGGAGTTATTGGCTTAACAAAAACAACTGCGAAGGAATTAGCGTCACGTAATATTACAGTGAATGCAGTTGCTCCAGGGTTTATTACTACTGACATGACAGATAAATTATCTGAGGAAGTAAAAGCGGAAATGTTAAAACAGATTCCGTTAGCAAGATTAGGAGAAGCTAAGGATATCGCTAAAATCACTGCTTTCATAGCTTCTGATGACTCATCGTATATCACTGGCCAAACCTTCCATGTAAATGGCGGTATGGTAATGTAA
- the acpP gene encoding acyl carrier protein: protein MAEVLERVTKIIVDRLGVDESQVKLEASFKDDLGADSLDVVELVMELEDEFDMEISDDDAEKISTVGDAVNYINSSK from the coding sequence ATGGCAGAGGTATTAGAACGTGTTACAAAAATCATCGTTGACCGCTTAGGTGTTGATGAGTCTCAAGTAAAGCTTGAAGCTTCATTTAAAGATGATCTTGGCGCTGATTCCCTTGACGTAGTTGAACTAGTAATGGAATTGGAAGATGAGTTCGATATGGAAATTTCTGACGATGATGCTGAAAAAATCAGCACTGTTGGTGATGCTGTTAATTACATAAATAGCAGTAAGTAA
- the fapR gene encoding transcription factor FapR, which produces MRRSKKERQHLLTTTIKDNPFITDDELAEKFQVSVQTIRLDRLELSIPELRERIKTVAEKRFEDEVRSLPLEEVIGEIIDIDLDQSAISIFDVKEEHVFKRNNIARGHHVFAQANSLAVAVINDELALTAKANIQFKRSVKLNERVIAKAKVTKIDEKVDRTFVEVTSFVNNELVFTGEFEMYRSKNG; this is translated from the coding sequence ATGAGAAGAAGTAAAAAAGAACGCCAACACTTGTTGACGACTACTATAAAAGATAATCCCTTTATTACTGATGATGAATTAGCTGAAAAATTTCAAGTGAGTGTACAAACGATTCGTCTAGACCGTCTTGAATTGTCCATTCCCGAACTGCGTGAGCGGATTAAAACAGTCGCTGAGAAACGATTTGAAGACGAAGTGCGTTCATTACCACTTGAAGAAGTTATCGGTGAAATCATTGATATAGACTTAGATCAAAGTGCGATCTCTATTTTTGATGTTAAAGAAGAACATGTCTTCAAGCGCAATAATATTGCTAGGGGACATCATGTTTTTGCACAGGCTAACTCTCTTGCAGTTGCAGTAATTAATGATGAATTAGCGCTAACAGCAAAAGCAAATATTCAATTTAAGCGTTCGGTAAAATTAAATGAACGAGTAATAGCGAAAGCAAAAGTGACAAAAATAGATGAGAAGGTTGACAGAACTTTTGTTGAAGTAACTAGTTTTGTGAATAATGAGCTCGTATTTACCGGAGAATTTGAAATGTACCGTTCGAAAAATGGTTAA
- the fabD gene encoding ACP S-malonyltransferase: MSKVAFVFPGQGSQIVGMGKELAEKYSEVMGYFEKADKTLDTKLSQLIFEGPKEELTKTYNTQPALLTTSLAILDFFRKSGIQADFVAGHSLGEYTALVAAGVLSFEEGVIAVRKRGEFMEHAVPNGEGSMAAVLGLDRDPLSVVTKAVSEEGFPVSLANLNCPGQIVISGSREGVERAGVKAKEAGAKRVLPLEVSGPFHSSLMKPAAEQLREVLDGMEMKDAEIPVVINVTAQPVSSASEIKDKLIEQLYSPVQWEDSVTKMIDLGVDTFIEIGPGKVLSGLIKKIDKTVKTYAVSDEESAMAVMEALKEGKL; the protein is encoded by the coding sequence ATGAGTAAGGTAGCATTCGTGTTTCCTGGACAAGGGTCACAGATAGTAGGAATGGGGAAAGAACTAGCTGAAAAATACTCCGAGGTAATGGGATATTTTGAAAAAGCAGATAAAACACTAGATACCAAACTCAGCCAGCTTATTTTTGAAGGTCCGAAAGAAGAATTGACAAAAACTTATAATACCCAGCCTGCATTGTTAACAACAAGTTTGGCGATTTTAGACTTTTTTCGAAAATCTGGGATCCAAGCGGACTTTGTTGCTGGACATAGCTTAGGAGAGTACACGGCATTAGTAGCTGCAGGTGTATTAAGCTTTGAAGAGGGTGTAATTGCCGTTAGGAAACGTGGAGAGTTTATGGAACATGCTGTACCAAATGGCGAAGGTTCTATGGCTGCAGTGCTTGGCCTGGATCGTGACCCTCTTTCTGTCGTAACAAAAGCAGTAAGTGAAGAGGGCTTCCCGGTTTCTTTAGCTAATTTAAACTGTCCCGGACAAATTGTCATTTCTGGTTCACGCGAAGGGGTAGAACGAGCAGGTGTGAAAGCGAAAGAAGCCGGCGCAAAAAGAGTCCTTCCTTTAGAGGTAAGCGGACCTTTCCATTCATCATTAATGAAACCAGCTGCTGAACAGTTGCGTGAAGTGCTAGATGGGATGGAGATGAAGGATGCTGAAATACCAGTTGTTATAAATGTTACAGCTCAACCTGTTAGTAGTGCTTCTGAAATTAAGGATAAGTTGATCGAGCAGTTATATTCCCCAGTACAATGGGAGGATTCTGTTACTAAAATGATTGACCTTGGAGTCGATACTTTCATCGAGATTGGTCCTGGAAAAGTTCTGTCAGGATTAATCAAAAAAATTGATAAAACCGTTAAGACATACGCAGTATCTGATGAGGAAAGTGCAATGGCAGTAATGGAAGCCTTAAAGGAGGGAAAACTATGA
- the plsX gene encoding phosphate acyltransferase PlsX: MKLAIDAMGGDNAPKEIVLGAMKAVETYSDIHITLVGDENKIKETLTSHDRISILHTTEVILGTDEPVRAVRRKKTASMVLAAQQVADGAADACISAGNTGALMAAGLFVVGRIEGIDRPALAPTLPTIGGEGFLLLDVGANADAKPEHLLQNAIMGSIYSQKVRGIERPRVGLLNIGTEEKKGNELTRQTFDLLKNADLNFVGNVEARDLLEGVADVVVTDGFTGNMVLKTIEGTALSMFKMLKSALMSSFTSKLAAAVLKPNLMTLKNTMDYSEYGGAGLFGLKAPVIKAHGSSNAQSIFSAIRQTREMVSNDVVGLIKHTVEEDKTTKIER; the protein is encoded by the coding sequence ATGAAATTAGCAATTGATGCTATGGGTGGCGACAATGCCCCAAAAGAGATTGTCTTAGGTGCCATGAAAGCTGTTGAAACATATTCTGATATACATATCACGCTAGTAGGGGATGAAAATAAAATTAAAGAAACCCTGACTAGCCATGACCGAATTTCTATTTTACATACGACTGAAGTGATTCTCGGAACGGATGAACCAGTTAGAGCGGTTCGTCGGAAAAAGACTGCTTCCATGGTATTAGCTGCCCAGCAGGTAGCCGACGGAGCAGCCGATGCTTGCATTTCAGCAGGTAATACAGGAGCATTAATGGCAGCGGGACTTTTTGTTGTCGGTAGAATTGAAGGTATTGACCGTCCGGCCTTAGCACCTACACTGCCAACGATTGGTGGAGAGGGCTTCCTGCTCTTGGATGTCGGTGCAAATGCAGATGCCAAGCCTGAGCATTTGCTTCAAAATGCCATCATGGGCTCTATATACAGCCAAAAAGTAAGAGGAATTGAAAGACCTAGAGTCGGTCTTTTAAATATTGGTACTGAAGAAAAGAAAGGGAATGAACTGACAAGGCAGACTTTTGACCTTTTAAAAAATGCAGATTTAAATTTTGTTGGCAATGTAGAAGCAAGAGATTTGCTTGAAGGGGTAGCCGATGTAGTCGTAACCGATGGATTTACAGGCAATATGGTATTAAAAACGATTGAAGGTACTGCTCTATCCATGTTTAAAATGTTAAAATCGGCGCTTATGAGTAGTTTTACAAGTAAACTAGCGGCTGCGGTTCTAAAGCCTAATCTTATGACTTTAAAAAATACAATGGATTATTCCGAGTATGGCGGTGCTGGATTGTTTGGATTAAAAGCACCCGTTATTAAAGCGCATGGTTCTTCTAATGCTCAATCGATTTTTAGTGCGATCCGTCAAACGAGAGAAATGGTTAGTAATGATGTCGTTGGCTTAATTAAGCACACGGTTGAAGAGGACAAGACAACAAAAATAGAACGTTAA
- the smc gene encoding chromosome segregation protein SMC, whose product MFLKRLDIIGFKSFAERIGVDFVPGVTAVVGPNGSGKSNITDAIRWVLGEQSAKSLRGSKMEDIIFAGSDTRKALNFAEVSLTLDNQDQGIGLDYNEVSVTRRVSRSGESEFYINKQPCRLKDIIDLFMDSGLGREAFSIISQGKVEEILNSKAEDRRTIFEEAAGVLKYKNRKKKAEVKLFETQDNLNRVNDILHELESQVEPLKIQASMAKDFLEKKEELEKIEVALTVFEIEDLHQKWENLSKQLEEHQQEELKLSSDLQVKEAKIVETRDRITALDESITDLHNVLLHASEELEKLEGRKEVLKERKKNAAQNKEQLKTNITELTERISQLQKNRDMQAESVNELGEQVHSLQAKLKEKQEKLQLFTENIEEKIDSLKSEYIELLNQQAGAKNELKYIDQQLEQQERKSSRLDSENTKYIQERQIAQSKMEQIQSSLADFQKQLADQVVTFRDQQRKLETVKNNYEKQEKMLYQAYQLLQQAKSRKEMLEEMEEDYSGFFQGVKEVLKARDHKLKGIEGAVAELVTVPKEYETALETAFGGALQHIVVDTEQNARTAIQYLKQHSFGRATFLPLSVIKGRPLSAAQLSSIQNHPSLIGTAVSLVKFESRYAEVMNNLLGNVVITKDLKGANELAKILQYRCRLVTLEGDIVNPGGSMTGGAVKQKTSSLLTRKGELEDLKAKLVIMEEKTAGLEKTVKALKEEVQLTDQQLDEIRKNGEELRLNEQAVKGELREAELGVKNINERLAIYDLEKGQFSDEKNGLLKRKEELYKALETYQVNVTELDTQIVKLTEQKTSDLTSKETLTNEINDLKVEFASKNEQFTNIKERFTLTTEDLEESEKKLALYTEDLSLLSSEMTNSSSGEEQLEAAAKLKQQDKETTLQLITTRRQERLSLVDVLEDMELEAKELKRLHKGMIVVLKDEEVKINRLDVELENRLTHLREEYLLSFEGAKEQYPLTIPVEEARKKVKLIKLAIEELGSVNLGAIEEYERVSERYEFLNEQKSDLQEAKDTLYQVIEEMDIEMKKRFEQTFNGIREHFEPTFRALFGGGRADLVLTVPEDLLNTGVEIVAQPPGKKLQNLGLLSGGERALTAIALLFSILKVRPVPFCILDEVEAALDEANVYRFSQYLKQYSKETQFIVITHRKGTMEEADVLYGVTMQESGVSKLVSVRLEETKELVES is encoded by the coding sequence ATGTTTTTAAAACGGTTGGACATCATTGGATTTAAATCGTTCGCAGAACGCATTGGAGTTGATTTTGTTCCTGGGGTTACGGCTGTAGTGGGTCCCAATGGGAGTGGCAAAAGTAATATAACTGATGCGATCCGCTGGGTCCTAGGTGAACAGTCCGCTAAATCTTTACGAGGAAGTAAAATGGAAGATATCATTTTTGCCGGCAGTGATACTAGAAAAGCGCTGAATTTCGCTGAAGTATCACTGACATTGGATAATCAGGACCAAGGAATCGGGTTAGATTACAATGAAGTAAGTGTGACAAGACGTGTTTCACGTTCAGGAGAGAGTGAATTTTACATTAACAAACAGCCCTGTAGGCTGAAGGATATTATCGACTTGTTTATGGATTCAGGTCTTGGTAGAGAAGCCTTTTCCATCATTAGTCAAGGAAAAGTAGAAGAAATATTAAACAGTAAAGCTGAGGATCGCAGAACTATCTTCGAAGAAGCAGCTGGTGTTTTAAAATACAAAAACCGCAAGAAAAAAGCAGAGGTAAAATTATTTGAAACACAGGATAATTTAAATCGTGTGAATGATATTTTACATGAACTGGAAAGTCAGGTAGAGCCGCTTAAAATTCAAGCTTCAATGGCTAAGGATTTTCTAGAGAAAAAAGAAGAACTAGAAAAAATAGAAGTAGCATTAACTGTTTTTGAAATTGAAGACCTACACCAGAAATGGGAAAACCTTTCTAAACAATTAGAAGAACATCAGCAGGAAGAGTTAAAGCTATCATCAGATTTGCAAGTCAAAGAAGCGAAAATAGTTGAAACAAGAGACCGAATTACTGCATTAGACGAATCGATTACAGACTTGCATAATGTTTTACTTCATGCAAGTGAAGAACTTGAAAAGCTGGAAGGCCGTAAAGAAGTATTGAAGGAACGGAAGAAGAATGCTGCTCAAAACAAAGAACAGCTGAAAACGAATATCACTGAGTTGACAGAAAGAATCAGCCAGCTTCAAAAAAATAGGGACATGCAGGCAGAGTCAGTGAATGAACTTGGTGAACAGGTTCATTCATTACAGGCCAAACTAAAGGAAAAACAAGAAAAGCTACAACTTTTCACCGAAAATATTGAAGAAAAAATTGATAGCTTAAAAAGTGAATATATTGAGCTGCTCAATCAGCAGGCTGGTGCTAAAAATGAATTGAAATATATTGACCAGCAATTGGAGCAACAAGAGAGAAAGAGCTCGCGTCTTGATTCAGAGAATACGAAATACATTCAAGAACGACAAATTGCTCAATCCAAGATGGAGCAAATCCAATCTTCATTAGCCGATTTTCAAAAGCAATTAGCAGACCAAGTGGTCACGTTTCGCGATCAACAGCGAAAGCTTGAAACGGTAAAAAATAATTATGAAAAACAAGAAAAGATGCTCTATCAAGCCTATCAGTTGCTTCAACAGGCTAAATCAAGAAAAGAAATGCTCGAAGAGATGGAAGAAGATTATTCCGGGTTCTTCCAAGGGGTAAAAGAGGTTCTAAAGGCAAGGGATCATAAGTTAAAGGGAATTGAAGGCGCAGTAGCAGAATTAGTTACCGTTCCAAAAGAGTATGAAACAGCACTCGAAACAGCCTTTGGAGGTGCCCTTCAGCATATAGTTGTTGATACAGAGCAAAATGCACGGACAGCGATCCAATATTTAAAACAACATTCTTTTGGTCGAGCAACCTTCTTACCGCTTAGCGTTATTAAAGGCAGGCCTTTATCCGCTGCACAATTATCGTCCATTCAAAATCATCCATCATTAATTGGAACAGCTGTCAGCCTTGTTAAATTTGAATCAAGGTATGCGGAGGTAATGAATAACTTATTAGGTAATGTTGTAATTACAAAAGACCTGAAGGGTGCCAATGAATTGGCAAAAATCCTTCAATACCGCTGCCGTTTGGTCACGCTTGAGGGGGATATTGTTAATCCTGGTGGTTCCATGACGGGTGGTGCGGTTAAACAAAAGACATCCTCTCTATTAACCAGAAAGGGTGAACTAGAAGATTTAAAAGCCAAATTGGTTATTATGGAGGAAAAAACAGCAGGTCTAGAAAAAACCGTTAAGGCATTAAAAGAAGAAGTTCAACTGACTGATCAACAGCTAGACGAAATTCGAAAAAATGGCGAGGAATTGAGACTTAACGAGCAGGCTGTAAAGGGAGAACTGCGTGAAGCTGAGCTTGGGGTAAAAAATATTAACGAGCGGTTAGCGATATATGACCTTGAAAAAGGACAGTTTTCTGATGAAAAGAATGGCTTACTAAAACGAAAAGAAGAATTATATAAGGCGCTAGAAACCTATCAAGTAAATGTTACAGAACTGGATACTCAAATTGTTAAACTAACAGAACAAAAAACCAGTGATTTAACTTCAAAGGAAACTTTGACGAATGAAATAAATGATTTAAAGGTAGAGTTTGCTTCTAAAAACGAGCAATTTACGAATATAAAAGAGAGATTTACGCTTACGACTGAGGACTTAGAAGAAAGCGAAAAAAAGCTAGCGCTTTATACTGAGGACCTTAGCCTATTGTCTTCTGAAATGACAAACAGTTCATCAGGTGAGGAGCAACTTGAGGCTGCAGCTAAGTTGAAGCAGCAAGACAAAGAAACCACTCTACAGCTAATTACTACTAGAAGACAAGAACGATTGTCCTTAGTGGATGTTCTTGAAGACATGGAACTTGAAGCTAAAGAGTTGAAAAGACTCCATAAAGGAATGATTGTGGTATTAAAGGATGAGGAAGTTAAAATCAATCGTCTTGATGTCGAGCTTGAAAATCGACTGACACATCTTCGAGAAGAATATTTATTGTCATTTGAAGGGGCGAAGGAACAATATCCATTAACAATTCCTGTTGAGGAAGCACGGAAAAAGGTCAAGCTCATCAAACTTGCCATTGAAGAACTAGGAAGTGTGAATCTTGGTGCAATTGAAGAATATGAGCGTGTATCTGAGCGGTATGAGTTTTTAAATGAGCAAAAGTCCGATCTCCAGGAAGCAAAAGATACCCTTTATCAGGTAATTGAAGAAATGGATATAGAAATGAAGAAACGCTTTGAACAAACCTTCAACGGAATTCGTGAGCACTTCGAACCAACCTTCCGAGCTCTTTTCGGTGGAGGAAGAGCGGATTTAGTTCTTACAGTACCCGAAGATTTATTAAATACTGGCGTAGAAATCGTTGCTCAACCTCCTGGGAAGAAGCTGCAGAATTTGGGACTCCTTTCAGGTGGAGAACGTGCATTAACTGCTATAGCCTTATTATTTTCTATTTTAAAGGTACGACCTGTTCCGTTTTGTATCCTTGATGAGGTAGAAGCGGCCTTAGATGAAGCCAATGTCTACCGTTTTAGCCAATATTTAAAGCAATACAGCAAGGAAACACAATTTATCGTGATTACCCATCGGAAAGGAACCATGGAAGAAGCAGATGTCCTTTACGGAGTAACTATGCAGGAATCAGGGGTATCCAAACTTGTATCAGTCCGACTAGAAGAAACAAAGGAACTCGTAGAATCTTAA
- the sdaAA gene encoding L-serine ammonia-lyase, iron-sulfur-dependent, subunit alpha, which translates to MFRNVAELVELANSQNKKISEIMIEQEVSVTGRTREEVFAFMDRNLKVMEEAVERGIKGVSSHSGLTGGDAVLLQKYIEKGNFLSGETILDAVSKAVATNEVNAAMGTICATPTAGSAGVVPGTLFAVQRKLKPTREQMISFLFTAGAFGFVVANNASISGAAGGCQAEVGSAAGMAAAAIVELAGGTPEQCAEAMAITLKNMLGLVCDPVAGLVEVPCVKRNAMGAANAMVAADMALAGITSRIPCDEVIDAMYKIGQSMPSGLKETAQGGLAATPTGRRLEAKIFGIPLKDSESKS; encoded by the coding sequence GTGTTTCGTAATGTTGCTGAATTAGTTGAACTTGCCAATAGTCAAAATAAAAAAATCTCAGAAATTATGATTGAACAGGAAGTTTCCGTTACAGGCCGAACAAGAGAAGAAGTCTTTGCATTTATGGACCGAAATCTAAAAGTGATGGAAGAAGCTGTTGAAAGAGGGATAAAAGGAGTTTCCTCTCACTCTGGATTAACCGGAGGCGATGCGGTTCTTTTACAAAAGTATATTGAAAAGGGAAATTTCTTATCAGGAGAAACGATTCTTGATGCAGTAAGTAAAGCTGTCGCTACGAATGAAGTGAATGCAGCAATGGGAACCATCTGTGCTACACCAACGGCAGGTTCTGCTGGGGTAGTACCAGGAACCTTATTTGCAGTTCAAAGGAAGCTTAAGCCAACGCGGGAGCAAATGATTTCCTTTCTATTCACTGCAGGAGCATTTGGTTTTGTTGTTGCAAATAATGCTTCTATCTCAGGTGCGGCTGGAGGCTGTCAGGCGGAAGTTGGATCAGCTGCTGGAATGGCTGCGGCTGCGATTGTTGAACTGGCAGGCGGTACCCCGGAGCAATGCGCAGAAGCGATGGCCATTACACTAAAGAACATGCTTGGTTTAGTTTGTGACCCAGTTGCAGGGCTTGTAGAGGTTCCATGTGTGAAACGAAATGCGATGGGTGCGGCAAATGCGATGGTCGCAGCTGATATGGCGTTAGCGGGCATTACAAGCCGTATTCCATGTGATGAGGTTATTGATGCCATGTATAAAATTGGTCAATCGATGCCTTCAGGACTAAAAGAAACCGCGCAGGGAGGGTTGGCGGCTACACCGACAGGTCGAAGACTCGAAGCGAAGATTTTCGGTATACCGCTCAAAGATAGTGAATCCAAATCTTAA
- the recG gene encoding ATP-dependent DNA helicase RecG, translating to MNPNLNQSITVLKGIGEETAEIFSEMKIFTIQDLLEYFPYRYEDYSLKELTEVQHDEKVTVEGKVHSEPSLVYYGRKKSKLTFRLFVGSYLIKVVFFNQPYLKNKIMMNETITITGKWDAHRQTITANEMQAGPNAKTKDFEPVYSLRGKLTIKGMRKFIHLAFQQYGGELEETLPSVFVKKYRLLGRQEALRVMHFPDSPEEVKQARRRFVYEEFLLFQLKMQALRKFEREHSPGVEQNYDLTKVKDFIEGLPFPLTNAQKRVVNEVLSELKSKLRMNRLLQGDVGSGKTVVAAIGLYASVTAGYQGALMVPTEILAEQHAESLKNLLEPFKVKCELLTSSVKGKRRREILQELAEGKVDILIGTHALIQDEVIFKKLGFVITDEQHRFGVEQRRVLREKGENPDVLFMTATPIPRTLAITVFGEMDVSIIDEMPAGRKAIETYWAKPEMLERVLSFVEKELRKGHQAYVICPLIEESDKLDVQNAIDVHTTLNHYFQDRYKVGLMHGRLSSEEKDSVMKAFSMNEVQVLVSTTVVEVGVNVPNATMMVIYDAERFGLSQLHQLRGRVGRGSDQSYCILLANPKSEVGQERMRIMTETTDGFVLSEKDLELRGPGDFFGRKQSGVPEFKVADMVHDYRALETARNDAAMLIQSDVFWNEPDYEYLRKKLEESGVLEGEKLD from the coding sequence GTGAATCCAAATCTTAACCAATCAATAACAGTCTTAAAGGGAATTGGTGAGGAAACTGCTGAGATATTCTCAGAAATGAAGATTTTTACGATTCAAGATTTACTGGAGTATTTTCCATATCGTTATGAAGATTATTCGTTAAAAGAACTGACGGAAGTACAGCATGATGAGAAAGTAACGGTTGAAGGGAAGGTTCATAGTGAGCCTTCTCTTGTCTATTATGGCAGGAAGAAATCCAAATTAACGTTCCGTCTTTTTGTTGGATCGTACTTAATTAAAGTAGTTTTTTTTAATCAGCCCTATTTAAAAAATAAAATCATGATGAATGAAACCATAACTATAACGGGAAAATGGGATGCACATCGGCAAACCATTACAGCCAATGAGATGCAGGCAGGACCGAATGCAAAAACCAAAGACTTTGAACCCGTTTACTCATTGCGAGGGAAGTTAACAATTAAGGGAATGCGGAAATTTATTCACCTTGCCTTCCAACAATACGGGGGTGAACTTGAGGAAACTCTTCCGTCTGTTTTTGTAAAAAAATATCGTCTCTTGGGTAGGCAAGAAGCATTGAGAGTCATGCATTTCCCTGATAGCCCGGAGGAAGTGAAGCAGGCAAGACGTCGTTTTGTTTATGAAGAGTTCCTCTTATTTCAATTAAAAATGCAGGCATTGAGGAAATTTGAAAGAGAACATTCTCCAGGAGTAGAACAAAACTATGATTTAACTAAAGTAAAGGATTTTATTGAAGGTCTTCCTTTTCCATTAACAAATGCTCAAAAACGAGTGGTTAATGAAGTGTTGTCGGAGTTAAAATCCAAACTCCGCATGAACCGCCTTTTACAGGGGGATGTCGGGTCTGGTAAGACAGTGGTTGCTGCGATTGGTTTATATGCCAGTGTAACAGCTGGTTATCAAGGGGCACTTATGGTACCAACTGAAATCTTAGCTGAACAGCATGCAGAATCTTTAAAGAATTTACTCGAACCGTTCAAGGTGAAATGTGAGCTATTAACAAGCTCTGTTAAAGGAAAACGCAGGAGGGAAATCCTGCAAGAATTAGCAGAAGGAAAAGTAGATATATTAATTGGTACACATGCCTTGATTCAAGATGAGGTGATTTTTAAGAAGCTTGGTTTTGTTATTACCGATGAACAGCATCGTTTCGGCGTGGAACAGCGAAGAGTATTAAGGGAAAAAGGAGAGAATCCTGATGTACTCTTTATGACAGCCACTCCGATTCCTCGGACATTGGCGATTACGGTCTTTGGAGAAATGGATGTTTCCATTATTGATGAGATGCCAGCGGGAAGAAAGGCGATTGAAACCTACTGGGCAAAGCCAGAAATGCTAGAGCGTGTACTTTCCTTTGTTGAAAAAGAATTAAGGAAGGGACATCAAGCCTATGTTATATGCCCGTTAATTGAGGAATCGGACAAGCTTGATGTTCAAAATGCGATTGATGTGCATACTACTTTAAACCACTATTTTCAGGACCGTTATAAAGTGGGACTTATGCATGGACGCTTGAGTTCAGAAGAAAAGGATTCTGTAATGAAGGCTTTTAGTATGAACGAAGTACAGGTACTCGTTTCAACTACTGTGGTGGAAGTAGGGGTAAATGTACCGAATGCAACGATGATGGTTATTTATGATGCAGAAAGATTTGGTTTGTCTCAGCTCCACCAGCTTCGCGGGCGTGTGGGGCGTGGTAGTGATCAATCGTATTGTATTTTACTTGCCAATCCAAAGTCAGAGGTCGGTCAAGAAAGAATGAGAATTATGACAGAGACAACTGATGGTTTTGTACTTAGTGAAAAGGATCTTGAATTAAGAGGACCAGGTGACTTCTTTGGTCGAAAACAAAGCGGTGTGCCTGAATTTAAAGTAGCTGATATGGTTCATGATTACAGAGCACTCGAAACAGCACGAAATGATGCTGCAATGCTGATCCAATCAGATGTATTTTGGAACGAGCCAGATTATGAATACCTAAGAAAAAAACTAGAAGAATCAGGAGTATTAGAAGGCGAAAAGCTAGATTAA